Proteins from a genomic interval of Zingiber officinale cultivar Zhangliang chromosome 1B, Zo_v1.1, whole genome shotgun sequence:
- the LOC122038318 gene encoding uncharacterized protein LOC122038318 produces the protein MAFLHRFANSKKYQKMDHCLFALKQGSTEPLRSYINHFNQVTQDVPTATSEILMSAFYHGLGEGEFFRDLIKNPARNFDDIVEKTVCYIKVEEAQATRRKAERPPPSTNKPERRVPQPLSRAREARPTFHPEPEFARDSKRATELGLLPAELAPQVLKMMEEQRAAAGQAGQPRPDLARPSTHQPGRGRGREPEVVREVENRGNAAVREIGMISRGPTNGDSGRARKSHARRLEVHTVGCSQEQASGPVISFGSIDLEGLELPHDDALIIKSIIANSRVAQVFVDTGSLVNILFRTTFEEMQIDATELQPVATSLYRFTGNEVKPMGQIKLVISLGTEPLVRTRRSTFIVVYSPSSYNVILGRPTLHEFRATISTFHQKIKFPVGEQVGEVKGEQKVSR, from the exons ATGGCCTTCCTGCATCGTTTTGCCAATAGCAAAAAATATCAGAAGATGGATCATTGCCTTTTTGCTCTTAAGCAAGGGTCGACTGAGCCTTTAAGAAGTTATATTAACCATTTCAACCAAGTGACCCAGGACGTCCCCACCGCCACTTCAGAGATTCTGATGAGCGCTTTCTACCACGGATTAGGAGAGGGAGAATTCTttagagatctcatcaaaaatcccgcTCGGAATTTTGATGATATAGTGGAAAAAACTGTCTGCTATATCAAAGTAGAAGAAGCACAGGCGACCCGGAGGAAAGCTGAAAGACCACCTCCATCTACCAATAAGCCGGAAAGAAGGGTGCCTCAACCCCTGTCGCGCGCTCGGGAAGCCAGACCTACCTTTCATCCCGAGCCGGAG TTCGCTCGGGACTCCAAGCGGGCTACAGAGTTAGGCTTACTACCGGCCGAGTTAGCCCCTCAAGTACTCAAGATGATGGAAGAGCAGCGAGCCGCGGCTGGACAGGCTGGGCAACCCCGCCCCGACCTAGCGAGACCCAGTACTCATCAACCCGGTCGGGGGAGAGGGAGGGAGCCGGAGGTAGTACGGGAGGTCGAGAATAGAGGCAACGCTGCCGTTCGAGAGATTGGCATGATCTCTAGAGGGCCAACTAATGGAGATTCGGGAAGAGCGCGCAAGTCTCATGCGCGTCGCTTGGAGGTCCACACTGTTGGATGCAGCCAGGAGCAGGCTTCTGGCCCTGTCATCAGCTTCGGGTCAATAGACCTGGAAGGTCTGGAGctgcctcatgatgatgcccttatcatcaagtCCATTATCGCCAACAGCCGAGTGGCTCAGGTTTTCGTTGACACCGGGAGCTTGGTTAATATTCTGTTCAGAACTACAtttgaggagatgcagatcgatGCCACTGAACTTCAGCCTGTGGCTACGTCTCTATATAGATTTACAGGCAATGAGGTGAAGCCAATGGGTCAAATTAAGCTGGTCATATCTTTGGGCACCGAGCCATTAGTGCGCACCaggaggagcacttttatagtGGTTTATTCCCCCTCCTCTTATAACGTCATCTTGGGAAGGCCCACCCTGCATGAATTTAGGGCCACTATTTCTACCTTtcatcaaaaaatcaaattccccgtgggcgagcaggtcggggaagttaagGGAGAACAGAAGGTTTCTCGCTGA
- the LOC122056462 gene encoding uncharacterized protein LOC122056462, whose amino-acid sequence MGGVTSKCFVSSNKELRATILLLEEEIEKSKSVRQQEAWDYGRRTAEFAAKEEEWVRERRSLAEEALEQEAAQRTRRLKKCESDGGDDEEWWCLVESMKEEQRQREGAVERWKKLYLTIKTELDDLIQRTSEGERFSSGSEERMVEQLQKELRESEKEIESLRSRVAVMQKDAIRKDTEIDILRQSLRILSVRNSKRSLIREFLREELVDM is encoded by the exons ATGGGAGGTGTAACTAGCAAGTGCTTCGTCTCCTCCAACAAGGAACTCAGAGCTACAATTCTGCTACTCGAAGAAGAGATAGAAAAGTCGAAGAGCGTCAGGCAGCAAGAGGCCTGGGATTATGGCCGGCGCACGGCGGAGTTCGCTGCCAAGGAGGAGGAATGGGTGAGAGAGAGGAGGAGTCTCGCGGAGGAGGCTCTAGAGCAGGAAGCCGCGCAAAGGACGAGGCGTTTGAAGAAGTGCGAGAGTGACGGAGGAGATGACGAGGAGTGGTGGTGCCTCGTGGAGTCCATGAAGGAGGAGCAAAGGCAGCGGGAGGGGGCAGTGGAGAGGTGGAAGAAGCTCTATCTCACTATAAAGACTGAGCTTGACGACCTTATACAAAGAACCAGCGAAG GGGAGAGATTTAGCAGCGGAAGTGAAGAAAGAATGGTAGAGCAGCTTCAGAAAGAGTTGAGGGAGAGCGAGAAAGAAATAGAATCTTTGAGATCTCGCGTTGCGGTCATGCAGAAGGATGCGATTAGGAAGGACACAGAAATTGATATTTTGAGACAGAGCTTGAGAATATTAAGCGTTAGGAATTCAAAAAGGAGCCTAATCAGAGAGTTTTTGAGGGAAGAATTGGTTGATATGTAA